From the genome of Streptomyces spinoverrucosus:
CCGGCCGGTGCCGACAGGCCGACGACCAGGTCGTCCTCCTCCCCCGCCGACGGCTCCTGCCCGGCCAGGGCGGCCTGCCGCGCCGCCGCGTACTCCCCGCACGCGGCGACCACCGCGCCCCCGTCCGCGGCCAGCACCACCAGCCGCTCCCCGTCCCCCTCGGGCACGGCCAGCACCGACTCCCCCGACCGGGCCGCGGCGGCCTCCACCGCCTCGGCGATGCCCGCGTTCCCCGAGGGGCACTCGGCGAGGACGATCCGGTAGGGCGCGTCGAGGAGGTCGCCGTACAGGTCACCGGCGACGGCGCGGGCGTGGTCCGGCTGACCGGCGAGCAGCATCCGCAGTACGGCCGCCCCGATGCGCTGCTCGGCGGCCTGTAGGGAGCGGGAGCGTTCGGTGGTGAGGGTGAGCAGGGCGATGGCCGAGTGGAGGGCGTACCGCTCGGCGGTGCCGGGGGCGGCGGCCGTGCCGACGGCGAGGGCGGCGCGGGGGCGGCGGCCGGTGCCGATGGTGTGCAGTTCGACGCGGTCCTCGTGCTCGGGTCCGCCGACCACGGAGCTGGCCGGCGCCGGCCGGTCCCGCAGCCGCTCCACGTCCGCCGTGAGCCGCGCGGCCCGGCGGCCGGCCCACTCCGGCGCGGCGGCGACGACGGCGCCCGAGGCGTCGTAGAGCGCCGCCCACCCGTCGATCTGGGCGGCGAGCACGGCGAGCAGCCCCTCGGGGCCCTCGCTCAGCGCCTGCTTGGTCAGTTCCCGCTGTGCCGCGAAGCCGGCCGTCACCGCCCGGTACTGGTCGGCGGCGATGGCGGCCGACACGGCCTTGGTGATGGCGAGGAAGGGGGTGCGGCGGGGGACCTCCAGCAGGGGCAGGCCCTCGTTCTCGGCCGCGTCGACGAGCGCCTTGGGGATCTCGTCGTAGTTCACCCCGACCGCGAAGCCCAGCCCGACGACGCCCGCCCCGACCAGCCGCTTCACATAGCGCCGCATGGCCTCCGGATCCTCCGCGTCCAGCTTGAGCGCGGTGATCAGCAGCAGTTCCCCGCCCTCCATGTACGGCACGGGGTCGGCGAGCTCGCTGACGTGTGCCCAGCGGACGGGCACGTCGAGGCGGTCCTCTCCCGCCCGCACGGTGAGTTTGAGCGCGGAGTGGTGGACGAGGGAGGCGAGCGTGGGGGGCATCGGGCCTTCAGGTCTGCGGGGGCGGGATGATCATTGTGATCTTTTGGCCGCCACGTATGAACGACCTGTGTCGATTCTGCCTCACCGTACGGTCCCGGCACCCCCGAAATCCCACCGCCCGGGTTCCCGAACCCCGCAATCCTCGGCCCGCACGAGTCCCGGCACGCCGAATTCCTCAGTCGCGCAGATCCACCAGCAGCGGCGGCGCGTGCTCACCCTGCACGTTCGTGAGCGACAGCACGGCATGTCCGGGCGGCACGGCGTGCGCCAGCTCGGACGCGGACCACCGCTCCCGCTCGACCTGCCGCACGGTGACCGCCCGCGCGGTCGGCGCCTTCCCGGTGATCACCCGGCGCAGCATGTGCACGGCCTTGCCCGCCGGGGTCTCGGCGATGATCTGCCGGTCGGTGACGTCTGTCGTCTCGGTCCACTCCTTGCCCCACACCTCGGCGAAGTCCTGCCCGTCCCAGGGGGTGAGCCCGGACAGCGCGACCCGGCATCCGGTGGCGCCGAGCAGCGGGCCACGCAGCGGGCGCGGTACGTCGTCCAGGGTGCGCAGCGTCAGCACGGCCCCGGCGTGCGCCGACCGCAGCCGCTGGATGCCCCGGACGGCCTCCGCGGTGACGACGCCGGTCGCGTCGTCGAGGATCAGGCAGGCGAACAGCGAGCGGTCCTCCCGTACCGCCACGCTCGCCGTGAACTGGGCGAGCACCAGCCGCGCCAGGATCCGGGAGGCGTCCGCGTGGCCGCGTTCGGGCAGGTCGATGCGGACCCGGACGGGGTGGTCGAGGGCCCTCAGCGAGAACGGCCGGGACTGTCCGGAGGTGTCGAAGAATCCCGCGAAGGCGGGGCGGTCCAGCAGCGCCACCCGGTCGGCGAGCACGCCGCCCACGTCTCCCGGATGGCCCATCTGCCGCTCGCGGGCGTCGAGTTCACGCAGCAGGGAGTCCTGCCCGGCGTCCTGCAGCGCCGTGCGCAGCTCGTTCATCGGGCCGGGGGCGCCGTCGAGGAGCCCACGCAGTTCCGGAATGGCGGGGAAGCGGCCGTGGACCGCGTGGAACGGGCCGAGGAGCTGGGCCAGCACCGTGGTGGAGCGGCGGCTGTCGCTGCCGGGGTGCGGGTCGGCGAGGTCCCCGACCAGGGCCTCGGCCAGTATGGCGGCGGCCTCGTCGGGGTCGGTGGTGGCGCCGTACAGGTCGAGGTCGTACATGGAGTCGGGGTTCCCGATCCGTACGACGACGTCGTACGCGTCGGCGGGTCCGAGCCTCGCGCCCGCCGCTCCGACGACCACCACGGCGGCCCGTCCGGCGAGCGCCTGCAGGCACAGCGCCTCGGCGACGGGCCAGACGACGAGGCCCGTCTTGCCGGAACCGGCGGGTCCGACGGCGAGCAGCGAGGTGCCGAGCAGCTCGGGGCCGAGGGCGAGGCCGGTGCCGCGGTAGGCGTAGGGGTTGCGGGGGTCGTCGACGGTGACGCCCATCCGCACCTGCCCGGTGACCAGGTCGTGCTCGGCCAGCCGACCGGGCAGGTCCCGCTCCCCGGAGGGGTGCAGACAGGCGGTGGCGCCGTCCTTGAGGACCGCGCCGGTGAAGGTGGCGAGGCTGTGCCGGCCGCTGCGCACGCCCTGCCAGGCGCGCGTGATACGCGCGTGGTCGACGTCCCGCATGAGCCCGGCCCGCGCGTCACTCGCCAGCCGCTCGGCGGCCTCGGCCGCGCCGGCGGCCCGGAGCTGGTTCCACCCGGCGGGGTCGTCCTCGGGGCGGGGGCCGGTTCCTGCGGTTGCGGGCGCCGGAAGCGGGGGGCGGCGAAGCGGCGCCACACCTCGCCCCACCGTCCGAGACGGCCCGCCGCGACCATGATGGTCAGGGCGACGAGCACCTCGTAGCCCCGGTACACGAGAACGGTTCCGACCTCGCCGATGTCGCTGTCGCCGCCGCGCCAGGAGTCGGGGACGATCAGGTCGAACGGAATCCACCACCAGGTGCCGAGGTAGCCGTTCTGCAGCAGCGACCAGATCAGCCAGCCGACGAGGAAGGCGATCAGCGCACCGCTGATCAGCTGGCGGCCAGGGATGATTTCCGGCTGCTCCGCGGGCCGCGGCCGGTGTCCGAACCGCCACACGCCGGGCGCCGCCTCCGGCCGGGGCGTGCGCAGCCACGCCAGGAACGCCGAACCGTCCGGCCGCGGGGGCGCACCGGGCGCCTGCGCCGGCCGGGGCGGCAGCGAAGGGGGCGGCGGCCCCGCCGGACGAGGTACAGGATTCGCATGCGTACCCCGCGCGTCCTGCGTCCCGTCGCTGTCCATCGCGCTTGCCCCCTGAGCAGCCGTTCCGTCCACCATCAGCGAGTCAATCTAATGCCCCCGGAAGGGGAGTTCACGGCTTGCGGCGCCCGGCACGCGGAGCGGACCGGCGCGTTTCTATGTCCAACACGGACAACCCCACCCCCCTGACAACGCCCACATGGAGCATGCCCACCCTCCCGTCCCGGTCCTAACCTGCGAGAAAAGGAAAGAACGCAAGCGTCCGCAAAACCCCAGGAGCCCCTCATGACCGCAATCCCGCAGGAGCGCCGCGTCGTCACCGCCATCCCCGGCCCGAAGTCGCAGGAACTGCAGGCCCGTCGTACCGCCGCGGTCGCCCAGGGTGTGGGCTCCGTGCTGCCGGTGTTCACCGCGCGTGCGGGCGGCGGGATCATCGAGGACGTCGACGGCAACCGGCTGATCGACTTCGGTTCCGGTATCGCCGTGACATCCGTCGGCGCGTCCGCCGAGGCCGTCGTACGCCGTGCCGGCGCCCAACTCGCCGACTTCACGCACACCTGTTTCATGGTCACTCCGTACGAGGGGTACGTCGAGGTCGCCGAGGCGCTGGCCGAGCTGACGCCGGGTGACCACGCCAAGAAGTCCGCGCTGTTCAACTCCGGCGCCGAGGCCGTCGAGAACGCCGTCAAGATCGCCCGCGCGTACACCAAGCGCCAGGCCGTCGTCGTCTTCGACCACGGCTACCACGGCCGTACGAACCTCACCATGGCGCTGACCGCCAAGAACATGCCGTACAAGCACGGCTTCGGCCCGTTCGCGCCCGAGGTCTACCGGGTGCCGGTGGCGTACGGCTACCGCTGGCCGACCGGCCCGGAGAACGCGGGCCCGGAGGCCGCCAAGATGGCCATCGACCAGATGTCCAAGCAGGTCGGCGCCGAGAACATCGCCGCGATCATCATCGAGCCGGTGCTGGGCGAGGGAGGCTTCATCGAGCCGGCGAAGGGCTTCCTGCCGGAGATCGTGAAGTTCGCCAACGACAACGGCATCGTGTTCGTCGCCGACGAGATCCAGTCCGGCTTCTGCCGCACCGGCCAGTGGTTCGCCTGCGAGGACGAGGGCATCGTCCCGGACCTGATCACCACCGCCAAGGGCATCGCGGGCGGTCTGCCGCTCGCCGCCGTCACCGGTCGCGCCGAGATCATGGACGCCGCGCACGCCGGTGGCCTGGGCGGCACCTACGGCGGCAACCCGGTCGCCTGCGCCGGTGCGCTCGGCTCCATCGAGACGATGAAGGAGCTGGACCTCAACGCCAAGGCGAAGAACATCGAGGCGATCATGAAGGCCCGCCTCACCGCCATGGCCGAGAAGTTCGACATCATCGGCGACGTCCGCGGCCGCGGCGCGATGATCGCCATCGAGCTGGTCAAGGACCGCGCCACCAAGGAGCCCAACCCGGAGGCCACCGGCGCGCTCGCCAAGGCCTGCCACGCCGAGGGCCTGCTGGTCCTGACCTGTGGCACCTACGGCAACGTGCTGCGCTTCCTGCCGCCGCTGGTCATCGGCGAGGACCTGCTGAACGAGGGCCTCGACATCATCGAGCAGGCCTTCGCGCGCATCTGAGCACCGCCCTTCGTCGCCCTGTCCACCGCCCCGTTCATCACGGGGCCCACGGCAGGGCGTGTGAAGAACGTGTGGGAGGTGGATGGCGGGTCGGGATTCCGTCTGTCGCGCCCGCGGCGCCTGCCGTAGGTTCTGACGCAGATGAGAGATACACCCCGCCCGCAGGGAACTGTGGGTGACATCAGGCCGGGGCCTCCCCAGCTTCGACCTGGTCGTGCCCTCGCGCACACAACCGGGGCCCTCAGCTCCGGGTCTCCTCACCGATCGGACGGTCGCTCGCCCCAGACCCCCCGGGGCGTGCGACGTTCCGATCAGGACGGCCGCCTGGGTGCGGTACGCCCCTGAAGGGCCGGCGCACACCCCCCCTTGCGTCGGCCCTTCGGCGCGTTCCGGCGCCAATGGTCCACACCTGTGACCGCACCCTCCCGACCCCTGCGAAGCTGTTCCCCGTGTTTCCTCTGCTGCTCGCCCTGCCCGTCGTCCTCTTCGCCCTGATCACCTGGCAGGTCGTCGCCGACGGGCCGCTGGTGCGGCTGGACGAGGGACTCAGCCGCACGCTCGTCCGGCCCGACCGGTTCGTGGAACTTCTCTCCGACCTCGGCAACGTCCAGGTGGCCGTCCCCGTGCTGGCGCTCGCCGCGGGCCTCGCGGCCTGGCGGGCACGGGCGACGGGAACGCACCGCTGGTGGCTTCCGGCGACGGCGGCCGCCGTGCTGATGGCGCTGGTCCCGGCCCTCGTCGTGCCGCTCAAGGAACTGACCGACCGCCCCGGCACGCCGGTGGTCCCGCCGGCCACCGGCTACTACCCGTCCGGCCACACCGCGACCGCCGCCGTCGCCTACGGCTGCACGGCCCTGCTCCTCCTGCCCTGGCTGCGCTCCGCGACCGCCCGCCGCGCGCTGGTCGCCGGCTGCGCGGCCGCGGTGCTCGGCGTCTCCTACGGTCTGGTCCGCCGCGGCTACCACTGGCCACTGGACGTCGTGGCCAGTTGGTGCCTCTGCGCGGCGCTGCTGACGTGCTACGTGCGGATACTCAACCGGAGTAGCCGTCCTCAGCCGAAGTAGCCGTCGAACGTCCGCTGGAACTCCCAGTTCGAGTACCGATCCCAGTTGATCGACCACGTCATCAGGCCGCGCAACCCCGGCCAGACGCCATGCGTGGCGTACGAGCCGCAGTTGGTCTTCTTGGTCAGGCAGTCGAGGGTCTTCACGACCTCGGCCGGGGGGACGTGACCGTTGCCCGCGTTCGTGGACGCCGGCATGCCGATCGCGACCTGGTCCGGGCGCAGCGGCGGGAAGACGTTGTTCTGGTTGCCGGCGACCGGGAAGCCGGTGAGCAGCATGTCGGTCATGGCGATGTGGAAGTCGGCGCCGCCCATGGAGTGGTACTGGTTGTCCAGGCCCATGATCGGGCCCGAGTTGTAGTCCTGGACGTGCAGCAGGGTGAGGTCGTCGCGCATGGCGTGGATCACCGGGAGGTAGGCGCCCGCCCTCGGGTCCTGGCCGCCCCACTGGCCGGTGCCGTAGTACTGGTAGCCGAGCTGGACGAAGAACGTCTCCGGCGCCATGGTCAGCACGAAGTCGTCGCCGTACCTGGCCTTCAGGGTCTTCAGCGCCGAGATCAGGTTCACGATGACCGGTGTCTTGGGGTTCTTGAAGTCGGTGTCGTCGGCGTTCAGGGACAGTGAGTGGCCCTCGAAGTCGATGTCGAGGCCGTCGAGGCCGTACTCGTCGATGATCTTCGAGACGGAGGAGACGAAGGTGTCGCGGGCGGCCGTGGTGGTGAGCTGCACCTGACCGTTCTGGCCGCCGATCGAGATCAGCACCTTCTTGCCCGCCGCCTGCTTGGCGCGGATCGCCGCCTTGAACTCGGCGTCGCTCTCCACGCCCGGGCACTCGCTCGCCGGGCAGCGGTCGAAGCGGATGTCGCCGGAGGTGACCGAGGTCGGCTCGCCGAAGGCCAGGTCGATGACGTCCCAGCTGTCGGGGACGTCGGCGAGGCGGGTGTAGCCGGAGCCGTTGGCGAAGCTGGCGTGGAGGTAGCCGACGAGGGCGTGCGGCGGGAGTTCCACCGGGTTGCCGCCGCCTCCGGCCGTGGTGGTGGCGGTGACGGTCGCCGAACGCGCCGACTCGCCCGCGTCGTTGACGGCCGAGACCTGGAAGCCGTACGCCGTCTCGGGCGCGAGCCCGGTGACCGTGGCCGAAGTCCCGGTGACCGTCTGGACCCTGGCCCCGTCGCGGTAGACGGCGTAGCCGGTCGCGCCGGAGACCGCGGACCAGGACAGCGCGACGGAGGACGAGGTGACCGTGCCGGCCCTGAGCCCGGTCGGCACGGCGGGCGGCTGTCCGACGTCCACGCCCGGTCCGATCAGCGTGATGTCGTCGGCGTGGTAGGCGCCGGTGCCGTACCAGCCGTGCGTGTAGATGGTGACCTTGGTGGTGGACGGGCCCGTGCGGAAGGTCGTCGTCAGCTTCTGCCAGTC
Proteins encoded in this window:
- a CDS encoding phosphatase PAP2 family protein, with translation MFPLLLALPVVLFALITWQVVADGPLVRLDEGLSRTLVRPDRFVELLSDLGNVQVAVPVLALAAGLAAWRARATGTHRWWLPATAAAVLMALVPALVVPLKELTDRPGTPVVPPATGYYPSGHTATAAVAYGCTALLLLPWLRSATARRALVAGCAAAVLGVSYGLVRRGYHWPLDVVASWCLCAALLTCYVRILNRSSRPQPK
- the gabT gene encoding 4-aminobutyrate--2-oxoglutarate transaminase, which codes for MTAIPQERRVVTAIPGPKSQELQARRTAAVAQGVGSVLPVFTARAGGGIIEDVDGNRLIDFGSGIAVTSVGASAEAVVRRAGAQLADFTHTCFMVTPYEGYVEVAEALAELTPGDHAKKSALFNSGAEAVENAVKIARAYTKRQAVVVFDHGYHGRTNLTMALTAKNMPYKHGFGPFAPEVYRVPVAYGYRWPTGPENAGPEAAKMAIDQMSKQVGAENIAAIIIEPVLGEGGFIEPAKGFLPEIVKFANDNGIVFVADEIQSGFCRTGQWFACEDEGIVPDLITTAKGIAGGLPLAAVTGRAEIMDAAHAGGLGGTYGGNPVACAGALGSIETMKELDLNAKAKNIEAIMKARLTAMAEKFDIIGDVRGRGAMIAIELVKDRATKEPNPEATGALAKACHAEGLLVLTCGTYGNVLRFLPPLVIGEDLLNEGLDIIEQAFARI
- a CDS encoding PucR family transcriptional regulator, with amino-acid sequence MPPTLASLVHHSALKLTVRAGEDRLDVPVRWAHVSELADPVPYMEGGELLLITALKLDAEDPEAMRRYVKRLVGAGVVGLGFAVGVNYDEIPKALVDAAENEGLPLLEVPRRTPFLAITKAVSAAIAADQYRAVTAGFAAQRELTKQALSEGPEGLLAVLAAQIDGWAALYDASGAVVAAAPEWAGRRAARLTADVERLRDRPAPASSVVGGPEHEDRVELHTIGTGRRPRAALAVGTAAAPGTAERYALHSAIALLTLTTERSRSLQAAEQRIGAAVLRMLLAGQPDHARAVAGDLYGDLLDAPYRIVLAECPSGNAGIAEAVEAAAARSGESVLAVPEGDGERLVVLAADGGAVVAACGEYAAARQAALAGQEPSAGEEDDLVVGLSAPAGPIAAAAAYKQAEQALSVARRRGRVLVEHEQLAAGSVLPLLADDAVRAFADGLLRALHEHDATGRGDLVASLRAWLSRHGQWDAAAADLGVHRHTLRYRMRRVEEILGRSLDDPDVRMELWLALKATSPE
- a CDS encoding chitinase encodes the protein MLSGVTALSSAARAADADLARNGGFESGLDGWTCTSGTTVGSPVRSGGSALKATPAGSDNARCAQTVTVKPDSPYTLSGYVRGSYAYLGASGTGTTDVSTWTQSAPDWQKLTTTFRTGPSTTKVTIYTHGWYGTGAYHADDITLIGPGVDVGQPPAVPTGLRAGTVTSSSVALSWSAVSGATGYAVYRDGARVQTVTGTSATVTGLAPETAYGFQVSAVNDAGESARSATVTATTTAGGGGNPVELPPHALVGYLHASFANGSGYTRLADVPDSWDVIDLAFGEPTSVTSGDIRFDRCPASECPGVESDAEFKAAIRAKQAAGKKVLISIGGQNGQVQLTTTAARDTFVSSVSKIIDEYGLDGLDIDFEGHSLSLNADDTDFKNPKTPVIVNLISALKTLKARYGDDFVLTMAPETFFVQLGYQYYGTGQWGGQDPRAGAYLPVIHAMRDDLTLLHVQDYNSGPIMGLDNQYHSMGGADFHIAMTDMLLTGFPVAGNQNNVFPPLRPDQVAIGMPASTNAGNGHVPPAEVVKTLDCLTKKTNCGSYATHGVWPGLRGLMTWSINWDRYSNWEFQRTFDGYFG